In the genome of Quercus robur chromosome 3, dhQueRobu3.1, whole genome shotgun sequence, one region contains:
- the LOC126718009 gene encoding chaperonin 60 subunit beta 4, chloroplastic isoform X1, translating to MASSATHISVLYFANPILPKRPSSPSMLNPKAMAKELHFNQDGSTTKKLQAGVDMVAELVGVTLGPKGRNVVLQNKYGPPKIVNDGETVLKEIELEDPLENVGVKLVRQAGARTNDLAGDGSTTSIILAQGLIAEGLKVIAAGMNPVQIACGIEKTAKALVSELKLMSREVEDNELAYVAAVSAGNDHVVGNMIADALHQVGKKGVVTIEKGKSTENSLQIVEGMQFDRGYLSPYFVTDRQKMTVEFHNCKLLLVDKKITNPKEIFKILDSAVKEKYPIVIVAEGIEQEALAAVIRNKLRGVLKAAAIKAPAFGERKSHYLDDIAILTGGTVIRDEIGLTLEKAGKEVLGCATKVLITKDSTLLVTDGSTFEAVEKRVSQIRGLVENTEENFQKKILNERIARLSGGIAILQVGAQTQVELKDKQLRIEDALNATKSAIEEGVVVGGGCCLLRLSTKVDGIKQLLDNEEQKIGAEIFRRALHYPARLIAKNAGVNGNVVIEKVLSNDNINYGYNAARDCYEDLMKAGIMDPSKVVRCCLEHAASVAKSFLTSSAVVVDIKELEPIPRRPPMPTSGLSPMNF from the exons ATGGCATCTTCTGCAACCCATATCTCTGTTCTTTATTTCGCCAACCCAATACTGCCCAAAAGACCTTCCTCACCTTCCATGTTAAACCCAAAAGCCATGGCCAAAGAGCTTCACTTTAACCAAGATGGTTCAACCACAAAGAAGCTTCAG GCAGGGGTGGACATGGTGGCTGAACTTGTTGGGGTGACTTTGGGTCCAAAGGGGAGGAATGTGGTATTGCAGAACAAGTACGGACCTCCAAAAATTGTAAATGATGGTGAAACTGTTCTCAAAGAG aTTGAATTGGAGGACCCCTTGGAGAATGTTGGAGTTAAACTGGTGAGACAAGCTGGTGCCAGAACAAATGACCTTGCTGGTGATGGTTCCACTACATCAATCATTCTTGCTCAGGGTCTAATTGCTGAGGGTTTGAAG GTTATTGCTGCTGGTATGAATCCTGTCCAAATTGCTTGTGGGATTGAGAAGACTGCAAAGGCCCTTGTTTCTGAACTGAAATTAATGTCCAGAGAG GTTGAAGATAATGAGCTTGCATATGTTGCTGCAGTTAGTGCGGGAAATGATCATGTGGTGGGAAACATGATAGCTGATGCTCTTCATCAAGTGGGGAAGAAGGGTGTAGTGAcaattgaaaaaggaaaaagtaccGAGAACAGTCTACAAATTGTAGAAGGAATGCAATTTGATCGTGGATATTTGTCTCCTTACTTTGTAACTGATCGACAAAAGATGACAGTGGAGTTCCACAATTGCAAG TTACTTTTGGTCgacaaaaaaatcacaaacccaaaggAGATATTTAAAATATTGGACAGTGCAGTTAAAGAGAAGTATCCAATTGTGATAGTTGCAGAGGGCATTGAGCAGGAAGCTCTGGCTGCAGTAATTAGAAATAAACTCAGGGGTGTGCTGAAGGCAGCTGCTATTAAGGCTCCTGCCTTTGGTGAGCGCAAGAGCCACTACTTAGATGACATCGCCATCTTGACTGGAG GTACAGTAATCAGAGATGAGATAGGTTTGACCCTCGAGAAGGCTGGCAAGGAGGTGTTGGGCTGTGCTACCAAGGTTTTGATAACCAAGGATTCTACGTTACTAGTCACAGATGGGAGCACTTTTGAAGCAGTTGAAAAGCGGGTTTCTCAAATCCGGGGGCTTGTTGAG AATActgaagaaaattttcaaaagaagatACTGAATGAAAGAATAGCTAGGTTATCAGGGGGAATTGCCATTCTTCAG GTAGGAGCGCAAACACAAGTTGAATTGAAGGATAAGCAACTCAGGATTGAAGATGCTTTGAATGCAACCAAG TCAGCAATTGAGGAAGGTGTTGTAGTTGGTGGGGGATGTTGCCTTTTGAGGCTATCTACAAAGGTAGATGGCATCAAACAACTCTTGGACAATGAAGAACAGAAG ATTGGAGCTGAGATCTTCCGAAGAGCTTTGCATTATCCTGCAAGACTGATTGCCAAAAATGCAGGTGTAAATGGCAATGTGGTTATAGAAAAG GTTCTTTCTAATGATAATATTAACTATGGATACAACGCTGCAAGAGACTGTTATGAGGATTTGATGAAGGCAGGAATTATGGATCCATCAAAG GTAGTTAGATGTTGTTTGGAGCATGCAGCATCTGTAGCCAAGAGTTTTCTGACTTCTTCTGCAGTTGTAGTTGACATCAAGGAACTAGAGCCCATCCCAAGGAGACCACCAATGCCAACATCAG GTCTCAGCCCAATGAACTTTTAG
- the LOC126718009 gene encoding chaperonin 60 subunit beta 4, chloroplastic isoform X2, which produces MASSATHISVLYFANPILPKRPSSPSMLNPKAMAKELHFNQDGSTTKKLQAGVDMVAELVGVTLGPKGRNVVLQNKYGPPKIVNDGETVLKEIELEDPLENVGVKLVRQAGARTNDLAGDGSTTSIILAQGLIAEGLKVIAAGMNPVQIACGIEKTAKALVSELKLMSREVEDNELAYVAAVSAGNDHVVGNMIADALHQVGKKGVVTIEKGKSTENSLQIVEGMQFDRGYLSPYFVTDRQKMTVEFHNCKLLLVDKKITNPKEIFKILDSAVKEKYPIVIVAEGIEQEALAAVIRNKLRGVLKAAAIKAPAFGERKSHYLDDIAILTGGTVIRDEIGLTLEKAGKEVLGCATKVLITKDSTLLVTDGSTFEAVEKRVSQIRGLVENTEENFQKKILNERIARLSGGIAILQVGAQTQVELKDKQLRIEDALNATKSAIEEGVVVGGGCCLLRLSTKVDGIKQLLDNEEQKVLSNDNINYGYNAARDCYEDLMKAGIMDPSKVVRCCLEHAASVAKSFLTSSAVVVDIKELEPIPRRPPMPTSGLSPMNF; this is translated from the exons ATGGCATCTTCTGCAACCCATATCTCTGTTCTTTATTTCGCCAACCCAATACTGCCCAAAAGACCTTCCTCACCTTCCATGTTAAACCCAAAAGCCATGGCCAAAGAGCTTCACTTTAACCAAGATGGTTCAACCACAAAGAAGCTTCAG GCAGGGGTGGACATGGTGGCTGAACTTGTTGGGGTGACTTTGGGTCCAAAGGGGAGGAATGTGGTATTGCAGAACAAGTACGGACCTCCAAAAATTGTAAATGATGGTGAAACTGTTCTCAAAGAG aTTGAATTGGAGGACCCCTTGGAGAATGTTGGAGTTAAACTGGTGAGACAAGCTGGTGCCAGAACAAATGACCTTGCTGGTGATGGTTCCACTACATCAATCATTCTTGCTCAGGGTCTAATTGCTGAGGGTTTGAAG GTTATTGCTGCTGGTATGAATCCTGTCCAAATTGCTTGTGGGATTGAGAAGACTGCAAAGGCCCTTGTTTCTGAACTGAAATTAATGTCCAGAGAG GTTGAAGATAATGAGCTTGCATATGTTGCTGCAGTTAGTGCGGGAAATGATCATGTGGTGGGAAACATGATAGCTGATGCTCTTCATCAAGTGGGGAAGAAGGGTGTAGTGAcaattgaaaaaggaaaaagtaccGAGAACAGTCTACAAATTGTAGAAGGAATGCAATTTGATCGTGGATATTTGTCTCCTTACTTTGTAACTGATCGACAAAAGATGACAGTGGAGTTCCACAATTGCAAG TTACTTTTGGTCgacaaaaaaatcacaaacccaaaggAGATATTTAAAATATTGGACAGTGCAGTTAAAGAGAAGTATCCAATTGTGATAGTTGCAGAGGGCATTGAGCAGGAAGCTCTGGCTGCAGTAATTAGAAATAAACTCAGGGGTGTGCTGAAGGCAGCTGCTATTAAGGCTCCTGCCTTTGGTGAGCGCAAGAGCCACTACTTAGATGACATCGCCATCTTGACTGGAG GTACAGTAATCAGAGATGAGATAGGTTTGACCCTCGAGAAGGCTGGCAAGGAGGTGTTGGGCTGTGCTACCAAGGTTTTGATAACCAAGGATTCTACGTTACTAGTCACAGATGGGAGCACTTTTGAAGCAGTTGAAAAGCGGGTTTCTCAAATCCGGGGGCTTGTTGAG AATActgaagaaaattttcaaaagaagatACTGAATGAAAGAATAGCTAGGTTATCAGGGGGAATTGCCATTCTTCAG GTAGGAGCGCAAACACAAGTTGAATTGAAGGATAAGCAACTCAGGATTGAAGATGCTTTGAATGCAACCAAG TCAGCAATTGAGGAAGGTGTTGTAGTTGGTGGGGGATGTTGCCTTTTGAGGCTATCTACAAAGGTAGATGGCATCAAACAACTCTTGGACAATGAAGAACAGAAG GTTCTTTCTAATGATAATATTAACTATGGATACAACGCTGCAAGAGACTGTTATGAGGATTTGATGAAGGCAGGAATTATGGATCCATCAAAG GTAGTTAGATGTTGTTTGGAGCATGCAGCATCTGTAGCCAAGAGTTTTCTGACTTCTTCTGCAGTTGTAGTTGACATCAAGGAACTAGAGCCCATCCCAAGGAGACCACCAATGCCAACATCAG GTCTCAGCCCAATGAACTTTTAG